ACTGGAGTTCTCTACGCATTCCCACCTTGTGCGTTTTCTACAGAGTTGTTAAAGAGAACCTGTCCAAGCCTCAGTGAAGAAGGACTCAAGGAGGATCACCTGGTAATCGTCGTTGTTAAGGGGGGTAGCGCCTAAGTTTTCTTTATGGTCAAGAtttaggatatatatatatatacatatatagatatttacataacatacatacatgcatatatGCTTATACTAGCTAGGGTGTTTAGTACCATcgctttaaatatattatttgcaatttttaaagaaatatttcataCGAAATGTGTAGTGTCGAGGAATttgtaaataagaacttttTATACGCTTTACTTTCACAGTCACATCCTTGATTCTACAGATTTTATTAAGCTTTCAAGATGTCAGAAATAAAGACACGGAGCCACCAAAATCATTTATAAAGTCATGCGTTGCGCATAAAGTGGAGAAATTGATTATTTTAGAAATACATATACGTTGAAGTGAATTTATTAAGTACTAACATTATTAGGTAAAAAGAGTAACAAACAGAACGAGACAAATTTAAAACTCACCTGAAGCAGTGTCACGGAATTTGAGTTTAAATCGGAATAAAAAGCAATGGAATTTGTTCGATAAGCTACGTAAATAGGATATAGACATTAAACTAAAAGCTGAAAGTAAAATTTCGGAAGCTCATTAAATTACATTTAAGTGTAAGCTATGATTCACATTAAAGTCGTAATGATTAGAACTTCGAATAATACGATGCTACGAACattgtaaaattaaattagTCTTGTgtgaataatttctttaaattgcaAATAACGAAATGGTAAAGGAGATACTAAACATATAAGCTTGTATATGCGTTGAAAGCGTCAAATTTCTATGAATCTGAATTGCTGAGGAAAGTTAAGATAGCAGTAAGAATGAGAGCAAAAATTTAgtgtaacatatttttttaatttatgattAAACATTTGTACTAACTCTTATCGTAATAACATCGTTGGTTTTTATATACGTATACCTATTTCTTTTCATTAATTCAACAGTTCGCGAGGAAGTTAATAGCAAAGCAATTCAGCATTCGACTTTTGATGCAGGCACTTAGTTAAGGTGTCCTAATTATCACAGATAACTCCTAAGGATTTTAGATTTAACATGTACTATAATTATACGCTCCTATGCGTGTAAAACGCAGCTCTTTCATATTCAAGTGGAACCCCTTAAATGACATTCAGTTTCtaaatttcatttcaatattattttttttttcacccgaCATCGTATCGTTCGAACGAAAATCTTACTCGTAGTAACAATCGAATATGAAAGGTCTGGCTGAATTATATTTGATACGGTAATTAAGtataattaattgtaaaacTGCATTTTATGATTATGTAGAATTATCAGTGTGatatatacataataataattatataagtgAATTGTGCGGACGTGTTCTGAAAAGTGAACTGAAGAAAGTGCATGGACAGAATTCTAAAATGCCTCTCTGTGCTTTTCTCCCAGTGAAAAAGGACAGAATCGTTTCTCTCGAAAGGACAGTGTTTGGTGATGAATAATTGAAAagcgtaaaagaaaaaaaaacaaaaacaaatgtGTACagtgaaatgtaaaaaaaaaccgAGTGTTTGTGCTTGGCGACCGATACTGTGACGCTCTTTTAAGCAGCTATTTTTAAAAGTGCGTTACAGCACGGCGCATCCGAAGGTGCAGTGGTTTAATCACACAAATAGTGTCGGAGCAACAAATAGATGACCATTACGCTGACTTAATGCGTTCGTTATTCCTAGTTTACCTACCAAAGTTTCAGTGGCGTCAAATGAAAATAATGATTcttacattaaaaataatgtaaatgatTCTTACCAGGAAGATGCATTCGGCAATTTCAGTGGCATTAACGGAAGTAACAATTCGCTCGATAGGAAAAGGAAATTTTCCAGGAAGAGATATTTTGGTTGATTTCAGTGGTATCAAAGGAAAGAGAAAAATGATTGTTACGTAGCGAAGTTTAGTTACATCATTATGAAATGCATGCTGTGACTCGGCGATCAGTCGCACGGGTTTTGAACACAAGTTCCCTTGTGAAGTTGATCGTGAATTTGGTGGTGTGATTTTCCTTGTTTTTCTCtgctttttattttcaagaagatTTGTCCCATTCCGCTTAGATCGATTGTGCAATTAGTGTTTTCTGTGGTCTGTGGCCATTCCTGAAACTTTAATTCCTAAACGGTaacgattaaaatattttaaaacacagGTAGCGTTTTCGAATCTTGTATCCTGGCAGAAACAGTTGTGTCGAATTTAAAAGTGAAGACTTGCCGGTGCTGTTTTGAAGTGTTTCTCTTTTAACTCGGAcgttttaaaaactaaataaatttgaagaaataaaGGTTTGTTTCAGAGCCATCGCTGCGAAAGGGTTTGGATAGAAGAAAACGTCTACTGTCCACTGTATTTTACAATTTGtacgaataaacgaaataaGATTGGCAAATACATTAGAGctcgattttttaatattgaaataataCATGGAATAAAGCATATATATTATATCCTAATTAGTAGTACCATTTAACAGTGGAAGTGGGAATTAGATGGCAGTATTTTGAGCATTCTACACGATTGGAGATAAGTTAGTGTGCAAGTGTGTGAATTTATTAGAAGCCTGCTACTTTCACCATAAATGGCACATCTATGACATTTAATTCCTATCAAACTTCTCACTCCCGAGAAGTAATTGAAATCATTAAAATTACATCGAAATATCAGTGTCTTTATTCTAAGTCATATAATTACAATTCCTAAAAATTATACAATCAAGTTCAGATACAATTACAAAGCTAGcaatcattaattttatttcacttcTTTTGGACGTAGAATTATTATCACAGAAACAGGTTAACTTTGCTATACAGCtaagtaaatatatatgtacatacgtatgagTGAACATGTGCATCAGTTCAGAAATATAATTCCACCCAACCATAAATTAGACAATTAGTTATTAGTCATTCATAATATATTACGACTGGGTTGGATCCATAAAAAGGGCCCGTTTCTCCTAATCAATTAACGTTAATTCATTTTAATAACATACATGTGcaattatttagatattttatatttgaggcagtgagagcaacaacggactaactcacattgaaaacaattttttttcgtattttacaTTAGTAGTAGGATGGCGAGGAAACTGGCAACCTGCGGTAGCCGGTTTAGAGTGGGGCAGGCTACTCACGTCCCCGCATGCGCGTGACGACGTCACgaccgtcgaaccaatcaacgccaagatcgTTTCTCATGAATAAtccattattaattttaatacaaattaagtgtgtaaataaaaatatcaaaaatatcaaacattaaaaatcgtacaaaaaaattcaaagaccGCTACAAACAAAAACACGTCCAATTAGTTACCCCTTAATTCCGATTTGTGCATGCACTACATTAaacataaaatcataaaaaaaggaaaccagAGCATTAGATTCTGAGGCTGCAGAACtaatatataaatgaataaaaatttaattcctcagtttgtgaaagtaatgatacagggaAAACTAGCTTATTGTTTATCAGCgccgtgaattttaaaaagagcattatataaagtatttaaataaacagttttcaaaagcatttcgcaacaattatggttaaaaaattgaaaaaagtaaaatttggtaaattttcCACCATtagaagggaataatttttcaaattgcattccgatatcttttgtagtgcaaaagttatgcgaaaagagccccaaattcttcaacccgggtcactaacgcgtcagcgtgGTCTAAAGGCGCGTATCGTCGTTGCGAGACTGCAGCGCGAGGCACGCCTCGCGCAGTGGAGAGTCTGTGGAGACTACCTCGACATGGTCACTTTGCAAAGCAACCTCGTGATGCTCCCGTGGCAGCCTTTCGCTGTACATACATAACACAGCTAGTACAGAGTGAAAGGGCTAAtaggaagaaggataggttcacccaTTATCTTTTATTTCCCTCGGACCACTGTCGCCCAgtttgtttagagctcaatAGTGAGCACTCGCCAAAATCCGTGGTGAAAAATAAGCTTTGATAACCCCACGCCTATAGTCCCAGTTTCCGCTGCGTCCCACCATGCATTTTCTCCGACACGTGCATTTTATGAATATGGCCTGCTAATCTCGCTTTGGAAGACAGCTTTACTTTGCACACGTCGCACTCGTATCTCTGCCCTAAATGTTTAATTCGTATATGAAAGTCCAGATTACGTTTTAAATAATAACTTCTATTGCATCCGTTGTACAGACAATGTACAACTGATCTGTTTTCCACATGGATTCTAGAATGAAGCCTTAAATGATATTTCTTGTTGAACACTTTGCTGCAATCCTTACACTTATagcctaaaaataaaagttagttAAAGAAATCTCTGCCAATACCGGGAACAATGAATAACGTCATGTTAGTTTATGACGAAACATTTCGCCGCtacattaataaatatatattaattttaataaatacttaCTAAATACATGTGTCTTTACATGAGCACAAAGAAGCAACCATTTCCCAAAAATTTCAGCACATCCCGGCACAGTACAGGgataaattttctttccctCTTCGTGACTCGTTTTGTGCCTCTTGAATGCTTTCGTGTTCGTAAAGCTTTTATTACATCGATCGCAATTATACAGCTGTCCAATATGGGTCGATATGTGCGTCGCAAGTTGATGCTTGTTAGCGAAGGTTTTATTGCATTCTTTGCAAGTCAGTTTACTGCAATCGCTGTGCATCGTGTTATAATGACGCTTCAGATTATGTCGATTACTAATGGATAATAGACACTCGGGACATCTTAAATCAAGGTGACGTGAAAAGCATATTCGATTGGCCAGAAATTCCACTAATACAAACTATACTTACTGGTACGTCTTCTTCTGTATACTATGAGTTTCTGTATGACGCTTCAGATGAGAGGAATTCGTGTAAGCTTTATCGCAGCCAGGATGATTACATTTATAACGTCtctgaaatgaaatgaaactaTGAAATTCCAAAGCAGCTGAAATTGAAGAGGATAAAGT
This region of Andrena cerasifolii isolate SP2316 chromosome 4, iyAndCera1_principal, whole genome shotgun sequence genomic DNA includes:
- the LOC143368603 gene encoding uncharacterized protein LOC143368603, translating into MGQGKTSESDSVLSETENCSVIGKTDIEFTRTKMDLKRHKCTYDGCDAVFTRRSRLARHISLHTGERRYKCNHPGCDKAYTNSSHLKRHTETHSIQKKTYQCPECLLSISNRHNLKRHYNTMHSDCSKLTCKECNKTFANKHQLATHISTHIGQLYNCDRCNKSFTNTKAFKRHKTSHEEGKKIYPCTVPGCAEIFGKWLLLCAHVKTHVFSYKCKDCSKVFNKKYHLRLHSRIHVENRSVVHCLYNGCNRSYYLKRNLDFHIRIKHLGQRYECDVCKVKLSSKARLAGHIHKMHVSEKMHGGTQRKLGL